One genomic segment of Paenibacillus sp. FSL H8-0332 includes these proteins:
- a CDS encoding LysR family transcriptional regulator has product MELRQLQYFLKVAQKEHVTRAAEELHVAQSAVSRQIHQLEQELGVDLFMQKGRNLQLTPVGQLFCKRVESLLNELDRSVAEVHEFLDPERGEIRIGFPHSLGTHLIPSIVAEFRRHYPHVKFRFKQGAYPSLIKDVISGEVDLAFISPFPENAPHVAGDIVMTEELFAILPQNHPLASQEVIRLEQLREEKFVLFSQGYSLRPIVWQACLAAGFKPQIAFEGGETDTIRGLVAAGMGVSLLPEMALYQTNPMQPAQVRVVEPTITRTVGLIHRAEGKLPLVAQSFRNFLLTYFKDRHTDNTPVGS; this is encoded by the coding sequence TTGGAGCTTAGACAGCTGCAGTATTTTCTGAAGGTTGCGCAGAAGGAACATGTCACCAGAGCAGCGGAGGAGCTGCATGTAGCACAATCTGCGGTAAGCCGCCAGATTCATCAGCTGGAGCAGGAGCTGGGGGTCGATCTGTTCATGCAGAAGGGGAGAAATCTGCAGCTTACGCCTGTCGGGCAGCTCTTTTGCAAAAGAGTGGAGTCGTTGCTGAATGAGCTGGACCGGTCGGTGGCGGAGGTGCATGAATTCCTCGATCCGGAGCGGGGAGAGATCCGCATTGGCTTCCCGCACAGCCTCGGAACCCATCTCATTCCTTCGATTGTGGCGGAATTCCGCCGTCACTATCCGCATGTGAAATTCCGCTTCAAGCAGGGAGCTTACCCCTCCTTGATTAAGGATGTCATCTCTGGAGAGGTGGATCTGGCATTCATCTCCCCGTTCCCTGAGAATGCACCGCATGTGGCCGGAGATATCGTCATGACCGAGGAGCTGTTCGCCATTCTGCCGCAGAATCATCCGCTGGCCAGTCAGGAAGTAATCCGGCTGGAGCAGCTGAGGGAAGAGAAGTTCGTGTTATTCAGTCAAGGCTACTCGCTGCGGCCGATTGTGTGGCAGGCCTGCCTTGCGGCAGGGTTCAAGCCGCAGATTGCTTTTGAAGGCGGGGAGACCGATACGATCCGCGGCCTGGTTGCGGCCGGGATGGGGGTAAGTCTGCTGCCGGAGATGGCGCTCTACCAGACCAATCCGATGCAGCCTGCGCAGGTCCGGGTGGTGGAGCCTACGATTACCAGAACCGTCGGGCTGATTCACCGGGCCGAAGGCAAGCTGCCGCTGGTCGCCCAGTCCTTCCGTAACTTCCTGCTTACCTATTTCAAAGACAGACACACAGACAATACCCCGGTCGGCTCATAG
- a CDS encoding zinc metallopeptidase, translated as MPLMYVLLAVAFIFSVWAQFRVKGNFKKWAKVPNMNGLTGYEAARRMLDANGLYDVPIEPVQGTLTDHYDPINRVVRLSEPVYYESSIAAVSVACHEIGHAIQHKEHYPMLALRHRMFPVVNFASGVAPFMLLAGFIFSSLNLIGLGIIFFSAAVAFQLVTLPVEFNASSRARQIMVQQGFIRNDEERGVAKVLNAAALTYVAAALVSLIELIRLILMFLGNRD; from the coding sequence ATGCCACTAATGTATGTATTGTTAGCCGTCGCTTTTATCTTTTCTGTATGGGCCCAGTTCAGGGTCAAAGGCAATTTCAAGAAATGGGCTAAGGTGCCGAACATGAACGGCTTAACGGGTTATGAAGCTGCCCGGCGTATGCTGGATGCCAACGGACTCTACGATGTTCCTATTGAACCGGTTCAAGGAACCCTCACCGACCACTACGACCCGATTAACCGCGTTGTGCGGCTGTCGGAGCCTGTATATTACGAAAGCTCCATCGCAGCGGTCTCCGTCGCTTGTCACGAGATCGGCCATGCGATTCAGCATAAGGAGCATTATCCGATGCTGGCGCTCCGCCACCGGATGTTCCCGGTCGTGAACTTTGCATCCGGGGTCGCCCCCTTCATGCTGCTTGCAGGCTTCATCTTCAGCTCACTAAACCTTATTGGACTCGGTATTATCTTCTTCTCTGCCGCAGTAGCCTTCCAGCTGGTGACGCTGCCCGTTGAATTCAACGCCAGCAGCCGTGCGCGCCAGATTATGGTCCAGCAGGGCTTCATCCGCAATGATGAAGAGCGCGGGGTAGCCAAGGTCCTGAATGCCGCAGCACTCACCTATGTGGCAGCAGCGCTGGTATCCCTGATCGAACTGATCCGCTTGATCCTGATGTTCCTCGGTAACCGCGATTAA